A part of Silvimonas soli genomic DNA contains:
- a CDS encoding amino acid--tRNA ligase-related protein, which translates to MFSLSTISDLKQHAPAPVTLEGFVDAVRHQGKIAFVQLRSRLTLLQCVVLQADLLDICASLSSESYVRVHGRSQLMPQAIHGIEIVADQLEVLAAAAPLPVDAQSDVHLKGQHPSARLRFAADLLPLLASAALEHGLRDWLATQDFVEIHTPKLMGAPSESGSEVFKLGYFGQTAYLAQSPQFYKQMAIIGGMGRVFEIGPVFRAEPSFSVRHATEFISVDIELEGERSAADLATLEYAMISYAFAELEAAHGSHLQQHFPQTLADSGPLEILTHAQVCRRLQLATDTALTGAHERELGQQLQAQGVDFCAIVEVPWSQRPFYHRRQSSRPGLTESFELLYRGMEITTGAMREHRRDVLLAQLAEKGLSGAGAQGYLDSFQWGAPPHGGFGLGLARLVALRLGLPSIREATFLHRTPKSILP; encoded by the coding sequence ATGTTTTCTCTTTCCACTATTTCCGACCTCAAACAGCACGCACCCGCGCCAGTCACGCTTGAAGGTTTTGTCGATGCGGTGCGGCATCAGGGCAAGATTGCCTTTGTGCAGTTACGCAGCCGCCTGACGCTGCTGCAATGCGTGGTGCTGCAAGCCGATCTGCTGGATATCTGCGCCAGCCTCAGCAGCGAGAGCTATGTGCGGGTCCACGGTCGCAGCCAATTGATGCCACAAGCGATCCACGGCATTGAAATCGTCGCCGACCAACTGGAGGTTCTGGCGGCTGCAGCCCCGCTGCCGGTAGATGCGCAGAGCGACGTCCATCTGAAAGGCCAGCATCCCAGCGCCCGGTTGCGCTTTGCTGCTGACTTGCTGCCTTTACTGGCCAGCGCCGCGCTGGAACATGGCTTGCGAGACTGGCTAGCCACGCAGGACTTTGTAGAAATCCACACGCCAAAACTGATGGGGGCGCCGTCCGAATCCGGGTCTGAGGTGTTCAAGCTGGGATACTTCGGCCAGACGGCCTATCTGGCGCAATCGCCGCAGTTCTACAAGCAGATGGCCATTATTGGCGGCATGGGGCGCGTTTTCGAGATCGGCCCGGTATTTCGCGCCGAGCCATCATTCTCGGTGCGCCACGCCACTGAGTTCATCAGCGTGGATATCGAACTGGAAGGCGAGCGCAGCGCGGCAGACCTGGCCACGCTGGAATACGCCATGATCAGTTACGCGTTTGCCGAACTGGAAGCCGCCCACGGCAGCCATCTGCAACAACACTTTCCTCAGACACTGGCAGACAGCGGGCCGCTTGAGATTCTCACCCACGCCCAGGTCTGTCGTCGGCTGCAACTTGCCACCGATACCGCACTCACGGGCGCGCATGAACGCGAATTGGGTCAACAGTTGCAAGCCCAAGGCGTCGATTTTTGCGCAATCGTCGAAGTGCCGTGGTCGCAACGGCCGTTTTATCACCGACGACAAAGCTCGCGGCCAGGCCTCACTGAAAGCTTCGAATTGCTCTATCGCGGCATGGAGATCACCACCGGCGCCATGCGCGAACATCGACGTGACGTACTGCTCGCGCAGCTGGCCGAGAAAGGCTTGTCGGGCGCAGGCGCGCAAGGCTATCTGGATTCATTTCAGTGGGGAGCACCCCCGCATGGTGGCTTTGGGCTGGGACTGGCGCGGCTGGTGGCGTTGCGATTGGGTTTGCCGTCGATACGTGAGGCGACCTTTTTGCATCGCACGCCCAAATCCATCCTGCCGTAA
- a CDS encoding carbohydrate binding family 9 domain-containing protein — translation MLCSTAPGQRSLAARVRLVAIALACITLLAQPVFAASCTANRIPADAKLKFDGSLDDPVWQSAPEYDQFWEYEPVDGKTAPVRTTVRVLYDNKAIYFGVRAYDPHPEDIRAPFVRRDNVKTNQDFVGVYLDPIGAGKSAMFVRVNPRGVISDGIYSADTDNADFSPDFEVDARAVMLKDGYSAVIRIPFSELRFADKGAKPWQFQIMRSYPREQNYILMSVPLQQTATSMIALMNPLDALQAAAPDNNWSLRPQVTLRGNRDGASGQPVDKSLHLDAGIDLKWQPNTAWVIDATIKPDFSQVELDVPQLTSNAQFALQLQEKRPFFLESSDILESPTLMNEQGGNGPKALYTRSITQPDWGLRATRRDDNTEATLLALDDTGGSQILIPHAFSTDSVLQPESDVVLGRARTYIDGVSLGGLFTARNYAGNLGDNAVIGPDVVWHSSEGDRVRAQWLLSSTSALATDSGTLQKGPAQSGSDVLVDWLRKTPSWEPSLTYQQVSNAFRDDTGFFGQSGYRQLTAQMLHRNRLDGDWSEVDEYLFYQDSVTTADGSTVFREIDPGVAIYGPHQIALTLEYHPAMAQRVSDGGALHSFNQYSMEIDANPAAWFNWLEAKTVLGDQVDVGNDRVSRSVYLLLDARFRALDRLEIEPRFEQTMLYAPDGTVSLKDTAVQLLSVLHFTGQDSARAILQREITNRTAVMPGDVPTSITQTDSISLTYAHRWSALKVWYLGATYSHNAFTDTASTRSTEVFAKFQFDI, via the coding sequence ATGCTTTGTTCCACTGCGCCTGGCCAGCGATCCCTGGCTGCACGCGTCAGATTGGTAGCAATAGCGCTTGCCTGCATTACCCTGCTTGCACAGCCAGTTTTTGCCGCCAGTTGTACCGCAAACCGTATTCCCGCAGACGCCAAACTCAAATTTGATGGCTCGCTGGATGACCCTGTCTGGCAATCCGCGCCGGAATACGATCAATTCTGGGAATACGAACCCGTCGACGGCAAAACGGCGCCGGTACGCACCACCGTGCGCGTGCTGTACGACAATAAAGCCATCTACTTTGGCGTTCGTGCTTACGACCCACACCCGGAAGATATCCGCGCGCCGTTCGTGCGCCGGGACAACGTGAAAACCAACCAGGATTTTGTCGGGGTGTATCTGGACCCGATTGGTGCCGGTAAGTCAGCCATGTTTGTGCGGGTCAATCCGCGCGGGGTGATTTCTGACGGCATTTACAGCGCCGATACTGACAACGCCGATTTCTCGCCCGACTTTGAAGTCGACGCTCGCGCCGTCATGCTTAAAGACGGCTATTCGGCGGTCATCCGCATTCCGTTTTCCGAGTTGCGCTTTGCCGACAAAGGCGCCAAGCCGTGGCAATTCCAGATCATGCGCAGCTATCCGCGTGAGCAGAACTACATCTTGATGAGCGTGCCGCTGCAGCAAACCGCCACCAGCATGATCGCGCTGATGAACCCGCTGGACGCGCTGCAAGCCGCTGCACCGGATAACAACTGGAGCCTGCGCCCGCAAGTGACCTTGCGCGGGAATCGCGATGGCGCTTCCGGCCAGCCGGTGGACAAATCGCTGCATCTGGACGCAGGTATCGATCTGAAATGGCAGCCCAACACGGCGTGGGTCATCGATGCCACCATCAAGCCGGATTTCTCCCAGGTCGAGCTGGATGTCCCGCAGCTGACCAGCAATGCGCAGTTTGCCCTGCAATTGCAGGAAAAACGCCCGTTCTTTCTGGAAAGCAGTGACATTCTGGAATCACCCACGCTGATGAACGAACAAGGCGGCAACGGCCCCAAAGCCCTGTATACACGCTCGATCACCCAGCCGGACTGGGGCTTGCGTGCCACGCGGCGTGACGACAACACCGAGGCCACGCTACTGGCGCTGGATGACACCGGTGGCAGCCAGATTCTGATTCCGCATGCGTTCAGCACCGACAGCGTGCTGCAGCCAGAGTCCGATGTGGTCCTGGGGCGCGCCCGCACCTATATCGATGGCGTGTCGCTGGGCGGTTTGTTCACCGCTCGCAATTACGCTGGCAATCTGGGCGACAACGCGGTTATCGGTCCAGATGTGGTGTGGCATTCCAGCGAGGGCGACCGCGTTCGCGCGCAGTGGCTGTTATCCAGCACTTCGGCGCTGGCGACCGATAGCGGCACGCTGCAAAAAGGCCCGGCGCAATCGGGTTCGGATGTGCTGGTGGACTGGCTACGCAAAACACCGTCGTGGGAGCCCTCGCTCACCTATCAGCAGGTCTCTAACGCTTTTCGTGACGACACCGGCTTTTTCGGCCAGTCGGGCTATCGGCAACTCACCGCCCAAATGCTGCACCGGAACCGGCTCGATGGTGACTGGAGCGAGGTCGACGAATATCTGTTTTACCAGGATTCGGTGACTACCGCCGATGGCAGCACGGTGTTCCGCGAGATTGATCCGGGCGTGGCAATTTATGGCCCGCACCAGATCGCGCTGACGCTGGAATACCACCCGGCCATGGCGCAACGCGTGAGCGATGGCGGCGCGTTACACAGTTTCAACCAGTACTCGATGGAAATCGACGCCAATCCGGCGGCCTGGTTTAACTGGCTGGAAGCCAAAACCGTTCTGGGTGACCAGGTGGATGTGGGCAATGATCGAGTCAGCCGCAGCGTTTATTTGCTGCTGGATGCGCGCTTTCGGGCGCTGGACCGGCTGGAGATTGAACCGCGCTTTGAGCAAACGATGTTGTATGCGCCGGATGGCACGGTGTCGCTGAAAGACACCGCCGTGCAATTGTTGTCGGTGCTGCATTTCACTGGCCAGGATTCCGCCCGGGCGATTTTGCAGCGCGAGATCACCAACCGCACCGCCGTGATGCCGGGCGACGTGCCAACATCGATTACGCAAACCGATTCGATCTCATTGACCTACGCCCATCGCTGGTCCGCGCTAAAGGTCTGGTATCTGGGCGCGACCTATAGCCACAACGCCTTTACCGATACGGCCAGTACGCGCAGCACCGAAGTGTTTGCCAAGTTCCAGTTTGATATTTGA
- a CDS encoding YdcH family protein translates to MFPEYRDLISSLKNSNPHFSRLFNQHNELDQKIKNIESQPVGFSGAEVETLKKEKLRLKDELYVLLKQAAV, encoded by the coding sequence ATGTTTCCCGAATATCGCGACCTGATTTCCAGTCTGAAAAACAGCAACCCGCATTTCTCCAGACTGTTTAACCAGCACAATGAGCTGGACCAGAAAATCAAGAATATTGAATCCCAACCCGTGGGTTTTAGCGGCGCCGAAGTCGAAACGCTCAAAAAAGAGAAACTACGACTGAAAGATGAACTGTATGTATTGCTGAAACAGGCAGCGGTTTGA